One genomic region from Salvelinus fontinalis isolate EN_2023a chromosome 18, ASM2944872v1, whole genome shotgun sequence encodes:
- the myog gene encoding myogenin, producing the protein MELFETNPYFFPDQRFYEGGDNFYQSRLPGGYDQGGYQERGGSMMGLCGGLSGGVGVGLGGGMEDKATPSGLSPHPEPHCPGQCLPWACKLCKRKTVTMDRRKAATMREKRRLKKVNEAFEALKRSTLMNPNQRLPKVEILRSAIQYIERLQALVSSLNQQENDQGTQGLHYRTGPAQPRVSSSSEQGSGSTCCSSPEWSNTSDHCTQSYSNEDLLSADSPEQTNLRSLTSIVDSITAAEGAPVAYPVPVDIPK; encoded by the exons ATGGAGCTTTTCGAGACCAACCCCTACTTCTTCCCCGACCAACGCTTCTACGAAGGGGGGGACAACTTCTACCAGTCCCGGCTGCCGGGTGGGTATGACCAGGGGGGCTACCAGGAGCGCGGGGGTTCCATGATGGGGCTTTGTGGGGGTCTATCCGGGGGGGTTGGGGTAGGGTTGGGTGGAGGTATGGAGGACAAGGCAaccccctctggtctctccccCCACCCGGAGCCCCACTGCCCCGGCCAGTGCCTACCTTGGGCCTGCAAGCTGTGCAAACGCAAGACTGTGACCATGGACCGACGAAAAGCGGCCACAATGcgtgagaagaggaggctgaagAAGGTGAACGAGGCATTCGAAGCCCTGAAGAGGAGCACCCTGATGAACCCCAACCAGAGGCTGCCCAAGGTGGAGATCCTGAGGAGTGCCATCCAGTACATTGAGAGGCTGCAGGCACTTGTCTCCTCCCTCAACCAGCAGGAGAACGACCAGGGAACACAGGGCTTACACTACCGCACCGGACCTGCCCAACCCAGG GTGTCGTCGTCGAGTGAGCAGGGATCAGGCAGCACCTGCTGTAGTAGCCCAGAGTGGAGCAACACCTCAGACCACTGTACCCAGAGCTACAGCAACGAGG acctCCTGAGTGCAGACTCTCCAGAGCAGACTAACCTGCGCTCTCTGACGTCCATCGTGGACAGCATCACAGCAGCAGAGGGGGCTCCGGTGGCCTACCCTGTACCTGTGGACATTCCCAAATAA